A genome region from Leifsonia sp. Root112D2 includes the following:
- a CDS encoding ABC transporter ATP-binding protein — translation MTISASAFDSLQLKNVGRSFGGQDALVDLNLTIRAGEFIALLGPSGCGKSTALNCLAGLLPLTHGQILIDDKRIDVLPAEKRDFGMVFQNYALFPHLSVQKNIAFGLQMRGVPRPEVTRRVAEALALVKLEQHAKKLPGQLSGGQQQRVAIARAVVLEPRLVLMDEPLSNLDAKLRLEMRTEIRRLHQSLGLTTVYVTHDQEEALSLADRLVVLRDGRVQQVGTPQELHNNPANWHVADFMGYRNLLDLTVDSVNGAEARVSGRGLSLTGHVAHHANAGDAVRVAIRPHDLVVVPPGASAPALNTIEATVNVVEYQGREFAVEVATDAGQNLFVHAEVAPVPGDRVTLAVDAARVLIYQADLDAETLSADAGARPALTTVP, via the coding sequence ATGACAATCTCAGCCTCCGCTTTCGATTCCCTCCAACTGAAGAATGTTGGGCGCAGTTTCGGTGGGCAGGATGCGCTGGTTGACCTCAACCTGACGATCCGGGCGGGCGAATTCATCGCCCTGCTCGGACCGTCGGGCTGCGGCAAGTCGACCGCGCTGAACTGCCTCGCCGGCCTGCTGCCCCTCACTCACGGCCAGATTCTTATCGATGACAAGCGCATCGACGTGCTTCCCGCAGAGAAGCGCGACTTCGGAATGGTCTTTCAGAACTATGCGCTGTTCCCGCACCTCTCGGTGCAGAAGAACATCGCCTTCGGCCTGCAGATGCGCGGCGTGCCGCGCCCCGAGGTCACCCGACGCGTCGCCGAGGCGCTCGCCCTGGTAAAGCTCGAGCAGCATGCCAAAAAACTGCCCGGCCAGCTCTCGGGCGGCCAGCAGCAGCGCGTGGCGATAGCCCGCGCCGTGGTGCTCGAGCCTCGGCTCGTGCTCATGGACGAGCCGCTGTCGAACCTCGACGCCAAGCTGCGCCTGGAGATGCGCACCGAGATTCGACGGCTGCACCAGTCGCTCGGGCTCACCACCGTCTATGTCACGCACGACCAGGAGGAGGCGCTGTCTCTGGCGGATCGCCTCGTGGTGCTTCGTGACGGTCGGGTGCAGCAGGTCGGCACTCCCCAGGAACTGCACAACAACCCCGCCAACTGGCACGTCGCCGACTTCATGGGCTACCGCAACCTGCTCGATCTCACCGTCGACTCGGTGAACGGGGCCGAGGCGCGGGTCTCCGGTCGCGGGTTGAGTCTCACCGGTCACGTTGCTCATCACGCCAACGCGGGCGACGCCGTGCGGGTCGCGATTCGCCCGCATGACCTGGTTGTCGTGCCGCCCGGCGCATCCGCCCCCGCACTCAACACGATCGAGGCCACGGTCAACGTCGTCGAGTACCAGGGCCGCGAATTCGCGGTCGAGGTGGCGACGGATGCCGGGCAGAATCTGTTCGTGCACGCCGAGGTGGCTCCTGTGCCCGGGGATCGGGTCACGCTCGCGGTCGACGCTGCCCGGGTGCTCATCTACCAGGCCGACCTCGACGCCGAGACGCTTTCCGCGGATGCCGGCGCGCGGCCAGCGCTGACCACGGTGCCGTGA
- a CDS encoding ABC transporter permease, producing MADTTLTDNRLAIAADQLPHAPGRKPKKKRPDRLPGEKALVASPGTWFVWAGIVVFFLFLFGILISVLVDSFGKSWFTTWLPQEFSADWYSQAWNSFDLGHVIGVTLLVAFSVVIISIVVGVPASYVLARSNFPFKRLVMGLFLLPVLIPPITFGIPLATVMYNFGLGRTVLAVILVNLVPSVPFVIITMTPFIEQINPSIENAARMCGAGMRQVFVRVLGPLLVPGILAAGILVLVRTVGMFDLTFLVSGPPSDTLVVAIYRAMTSAGGAEPRALVSAMAVMYTVMMLIILIIALRFINPTQLVARVKDSKDD from the coding sequence ATGGCCGATACAACACTCACCGACAATCGACTGGCCATTGCTGCAGACCAGTTGCCGCACGCGCCCGGTCGCAAGCCGAAGAAGAAGCGCCCCGACAGGCTGCCGGGGGAGAAGGCGCTCGTCGCCTCGCCGGGAACCTGGTTCGTCTGGGCCGGAATCGTGGTGTTCTTCCTCTTCCTGTTCGGCATTCTCATCAGCGTGCTGGTGGACTCCTTCGGCAAGTCGTGGTTCACGACCTGGCTGCCGCAGGAATTCTCCGCCGACTGGTACTCGCAGGCGTGGAACAGCTTCGACCTCGGCCACGTGATAGGCGTGACGCTGCTCGTGGCGTTCAGCGTCGTGATCATCTCGATAGTGGTGGGGGTGCCCGCCTCGTACGTGCTCGCCCGCAGCAACTTTCCGTTCAAGCGACTGGTCATGGGCCTGTTCCTACTGCCCGTGCTGATTCCGCCGATCACCTTCGGCATTCCGCTGGCGACGGTCATGTACAACTTCGGGCTCGGGCGCACGGTGCTCGCCGTCATCCTGGTGAACCTGGTGCCGTCCGTGCCGTTCGTGATCATCACCATGACGCCGTTCATCGAGCAGATCAATCCCTCCATCGAGAACGCGGCACGCATGTGCGGTGCGGGCATGCGCCAGGTATTCGTGCGGGTTCTCGGCCCGTTGCTGGTTCCCGGTATTCTGGCCGCGGGCATCCTCGTGCTGGTGCGCACCGTCGGCATGTTCGACCTGACGTTCCTCGTCTCCGGGCCGCCATCTGACACGCTGGTTGTGGCGATCTACCGGGCCATGACCTCGGCCGGCGGGGCGGAGCCGCGGGCGCTGGTATCGGCGATGGCCGTGATGTACACGGTCATGATGCTGATCATTCTCATCATTGCCCTGCGGTTCATCAATCCAACCCAGCTCGTCGCCCGCGTGAAGGATTCCAAGGACGACTGA
- a CDS encoding extracellular solute-binding protein, producing the protein MRISKRTALISTVAVLALAITGCTAPNSGSTGGKTAKAGDVPAKPSAAVTLNILDVAGAQKEVGDMVTDYVKKHSDIISSVTWESGGAPDLVGTIKPQVDSGNLQVDLVFTGNDGLSAGIGQNLWIPIVKDYGDRLSNQKNYIDPAAKMQALAEGYGAVVSYYPSGPLLQYNPSAVKDVPKNPQELLAWAKAHPGKFGYARPANSGPGRTFLMGLPYMLGDKDPKDPVNGWAKTWAYLKDLGQYVSNYPTGTGQVITNMADGTWSMIPTTTGWDINPRATGTEPKSIEAAAFDKFTWVTDAHYAVVPKGQSADKMAAILDLLQNMLTPEQNAKAYDTGYFYPGPAIKGATLDKAPAASQQVIKDFGRDWYDALIEKMPKETPLSPDALVKAFDEWDRTVGVGKYTTK; encoded by the coding sequence ATGCGCATCAGCAAACGCACAGCGCTCATTTCCACCGTCGCCGTGCTCGCGCTCGCGATCACCGGCTGCACGGCGCCCAACTCGGGCTCGACCGGAGGAAAGACGGCCAAGGCGGGAGACGTGCCCGCAAAGCCGTCAGCCGCGGTCACCCTCAACATTCTCGATGTCGCCGGCGCTCAGAAAGAGGTCGGTGACATGGTCACCGACTATGTCAAGAAGCACTCCGACATCATCTCCTCCGTCACCTGGGAGAGCGGCGGCGCCCCCGACCTGGTCGGCACCATCAAACCCCAGGTCGACAGTGGCAATCTTCAGGTCGACCTCGTCTTCACCGGCAACGACGGGCTCTCCGCCGGCATCGGCCAGAACCTCTGGATTCCGATCGTCAAGGACTACGGTGACCGCCTCTCCAACCAGAAGAACTACATCGACCCGGCCGCGAAGATGCAGGCCCTGGCCGAGGGCTACGGCGCTGTCGTCTCGTACTACCCCTCGGGCCCGTTGCTGCAGTACAACCCTTCTGCGGTGAAGGACGTTCCGAAGAACCCGCAGGAGCTGCTGGCCTGGGCGAAGGCTCACCCGGGCAAGTTCGGTTACGCGCGCCCCGCCAACTCTGGCCCCGGTCGCACCTTCCTCATGGGTCTGCCGTACATGCTCGGCGACAAGGACCCGAAAGACCCGGTGAACGGCTGGGCCAAGACCTGGGCGTACCTCAAGGATCTGGGCCAGTACGTGTCGAATTACCCGACGGGCACCGGCCAGGTCATCACCAACATGGCCGACGGCACCTGGTCGATGATTCCCACCACCACGGGCTGGGACATCAACCCGCGCGCCACGGGAACCGAGCCGAAGAGCATCGAGGCCGCGGCGTTCGACAAGTTCACCTGGGTGACGGATGCGCACTACGCCGTCGTTCCGAAGGGCCAGTCTGCAGACAAGATGGCCGCGATTCTCGACCTGCTGCAGAACATGCTGACGCCGGAACAGAATGCCAAGGCCTACGACACCGGCTACTTCTACCCCGGCCCTGCCATCAAGGGTGCGACGCTCGACAAGGCGCCCGCGGCCAGCCAGCAGGTCATCAAGGACTTCGGTCGCGACTGGTATGACGCGCTCATCGAGAAGATGCCCAAGGAGACCCCGCTTTCGCCTGACGCACTCGTCAAGGCATTCGACGAATGGGACCGCACCGTCGGTGTCGGAAAGTACACGACGAAATAA
- a CDS encoding ABC transporter permease: protein MTSTIQSRSGTKSTASLAHRLAERGIDSRLWLLVPAVVFILALFVYPFAYGIGLTFQPIERTATQWGGGAFANYVAFFKDPFTFESVWLTMRLALPAALFNVIISIPLAFKLRHKFRGKRFLSTLLVLPITLGTVLTAQGLLIFAGRQGWLNRFLLDAHIIDQPLQLVNNYLGVMFSLIISGFPFAFLLVSSYLSGIDPSLEAAAKTLGANWKQRFRRVTLPLLAPGLATTFILTFVLAFSVFPSARLVGDPGGATRVMALMAYRSFGEQQNYSMASTIAIMMGVVELIVIAVVLLGRSFLYKGSTGGKG from the coding sequence ATGACCTCGACCATCCAGAGCCGCTCGGGCACGAAGAGCACCGCGAGTCTGGCGCACCGACTGGCCGAGCGTGGCATCGACAGCAGGCTGTGGCTGCTTGTGCCGGCCGTGGTGTTCATTCTCGCGCTGTTCGTGTACCCGTTCGCCTACGGCATCGGGCTCACCTTTCAGCCCATCGAGCGCACAGCAACCCAGTGGGGTGGCGGCGCGTTCGCGAACTACGTGGCGTTCTTCAAGGATCCGTTCACCTTCGAATCGGTGTGGCTCACGATGCGGCTCGCGCTGCCTGCCGCGTTGTTCAACGTGATCATCTCGATCCCGCTGGCGTTCAAGCTGCGCCACAAGTTTCGGGGCAAACGCTTCCTCTCCACGCTGCTCGTGCTGCCGATCACGCTGGGCACGGTGCTCACCGCGCAGGGTCTGTTGATCTTTGCCGGGCGGCAGGGCTGGCTCAACCGCTTCCTGCTCGATGCGCACATCATCGACCAGCCGCTTCAGCTCGTGAACAACTACCTCGGCGTGATGTTCTCGCTCATCATCTCGGGGTTTCCGTTCGCGTTCCTGCTGGTCTCCTCCTATCTCTCCGGCATCGACCCGTCGCTCGAGGCGGCGGCGAAGACACTCGGGGCGAACTGGAAGCAGCGGTTCCGGCGGGTCACGCTTCCGCTGCTGGCGCCGGGGCTGGCGACCACCTTCATCCTCACCTTCGTGCTCGCGTTCAGCGTGTTTCCGTCGGCCAGGCTCGTCGGTGACCCCGGCGGTGCCACGCGTGTGATGGCGCTCATGGCGTATCGCTCGTTCGGTGAGCAGCAGAACTACAGCATGGCATCCACCATCGCGATCATGATGGGGGTGGTCGAGCTCATCGTCATCGCGGTGGTGCTGCTCGGGCGCTCCTTCCTCTATAAGGGTTCAACGGGAGGGAAGGGCTGA